A window of the Streptococcus sp. 116-D4 genome harbors these coding sequences:
- a CDS encoding Pr6Pr family membrane protein gives MSKHYKLVFYSRIFLFLAAFTGVYLEIAKHGGFGMLLYYTVLSNLLVAIFTLYLLKAMSRLGENWQRPSLLRLKGGVTMSIMITCVIYHFLLAPIVPNFYTLENFLCHYIVPLWFLADTLFFDKQGQYKIWDPVMWTILPLLYMIFAFFNGLVLKLDVPNSKDSPFPYFFLNVNKGWDVVFKWCLIIFVAYMVAGFIFYFIKQIKRKSS, from the coding sequence ATGTCAAAACACTATAAACTTGTATTTTATAGCCGTATCTTCTTGTTTCTAGCGGCTTTTACGGGAGTTTATCTTGAAATCGCCAAGCATGGTGGATTTGGGATGTTGCTCTATTATACGGTTCTGTCCAACCTCTTAGTCGCGATTTTTACTCTCTATCTCCTAAAGGCTATGAGCCGTTTAGGTGAAAACTGGCAAAGACCAAGTCTCTTGCGCTTAAAAGGTGGGGTCACCATGAGTATCATGATTACCTGTGTGATTTACCATTTCCTCTTAGCGCCTATTGTGCCTAATTTTTATACTCTAGAAAATTTCCTTTGCCACTATATCGTTCCCCTTTGGTTTTTAGCAGATACCCTCTTTTTTGACAAACAGGGTCAATACAAAATCTGGGATCCAGTTATGTGGACGATTTTACCCTTGCTGTATATGATTTTTGCTTTTTTTAATGGCTTGGTATTGAAGCTTGATGTTCCTAATTCTAAGGACAGTCCCTTCCCTTACTTCTTTTTGAATGTGAACAAGGGTTGGGATGTCGTGTTCAAGTGGTGTCTGATTATCTTTGTTGCCTATATGGTAGCAGGATTTATCTTCTACTTTATCAAGCAAATCAAGAGAAAGTCATCCTAA
- a CDS encoding MFS transporter, producing the protein MKQFLERASILALSLVLITSFSISSALPAMFDYYQGYPKEQIELLASLPSFGIMIMLLLNGFLEKIFPERLQISLGLLILSLSGTAPFWYQAYPFVFGTRILFGLGVGMINAKAISIISERYQGKTRIQMLGLRGSAEVVGASLITLAVGQLLAFGWTATFLAYSAGFLVLTLYLLFVPYGKEKKEVKKKAKEASRLTREMKGLIFILAIEAAVVVCTNTAITIRIPSLMVERGLGDAQLSSFVLSVMQLIGIVAGVSFSFLISIFKEKLLLWSGITFGLGQIVIALSPSLWVVVAGSVLAGFAYSVALTTVFQLVSERIPAKLLNQATSFAVLGCSFGAFTTPFVLGAIGLLTQNGTLVFAILGSWLIVTSIFVMYLLQKRT; encoded by the coding sequence ATGAAACAATTTTTAGAACGGGCCAGTATTTTGGCTCTCTCCCTCGTTTTGATTACTTCCTTTTCCATCTCGAGTGCCCTGCCGGCCATGTTTGACTACTATCAAGGCTATCCTAAGGAACAAATTGAGCTCTTGGCAAGCTTGCCATCCTTTGGAATTATGATTATGTTACTGCTAAATGGTTTCTTAGAAAAAATATTTCCTGAGCGCTTACAGATTAGTTTGGGATTGTTGATTTTATCTCTCAGCGGAACGGCACCCTTTTGGTACCAAGCTTATCCTTTTGTCTTTGGAACACGGATTCTTTTTGGCTTGGGAGTTGGGATGATCAATGCCAAGGCCATTTCCATTATCAGTGAACGCTATCAAGGAAAAACGCGAATTCAGATGTTAGGGCTACGCGGTTCTGCAGAGGTCGTTGGGGCCTCTCTCATTACCTTGGCAGTCGGACAGTTGTTGGCTTTTGGTTGGACAGCTACCTTCCTAGCCTATAGTGCTGGATTTTTGGTGCTGACTCTTTATCTACTCTTTGTCCCTTATGGAAAAGAAAAGAAAGAAGTCAAGAAAAAAGCGAAGGAAGCAAGTCGCTTAACTCGGGAAATGAAAGGCTTGATTTTTATCCTAGCTATCGAAGCGGCGGTTGTAGTTTGTACCAATACAGCTATTACCATCCGTATTCCAAGTTTAATGGTGGAAAGAGGACTGGGAGATGCCCAGTTATCTAGTTTTGTTCTTAGTGTCATGCAGTTAATCGGTATTGTAGCTGGTGTGAGTTTCTCTTTCTTGATTTCTATCTTTAAAGAGAAATTGCTTCTCTGGTCCGGTATTACCTTTGGTTTGGGGCAAATTGTGATTGCCTTGTCTCCATCCTTGTGGGTGGTAGTGGCAGGGAGTGTTCTGGCTGGTTTTGCCTATAGTGTAGCCTTGACAACGGTCTTTCAACTGGTCTCTGAACGAATTCCAGCTAAACTTCTCAATCAAGCTACTTCATTTGCAGTTTTAGGCTGTAGTTTCGGAGCCTTTACGACTCCGTTCGTTCTAGGTGCTATTGGCTTACTAACACAAAATGGGACGTTGGTCTTTGCTATCTTAGGATCTTGGTTAATTGTAACCTCTATCTTTGTCATGTACCTACTTCAAAAGAGAACTTAG
- the truA gene encoding tRNA pseudouridine(38-40) synthase TruA: MTRYKATISYDGYAFAGFQRQPHARSVQEEIEKTFTRLNKGQAITVHGAGRTDSGVHALGQVIHFDLPYQMDEEKLRFALDTQSPEDIDVISIELVADDFHCRYAKHSKTYEFIVDRGRPKNPMRRYYATHFPYPLDVERMQEAVKKLEGTHDFTGFTASGTSVEDKVRTITEASLTVDETGQFLTFTFSGNGFLYKQIRNMVGTLLKIGNNRMPVEQIDLILEKKDRQLAGPTAAPNGLYLKEIRYEE, translated from the coding sequence ATGACGAGATATAAAGCAACTATTTCCTATGATGGTTATGCCTTTGCTGGTTTTCAGCGCCAGCCTCATGCGCGTAGTGTTCAGGAAGAAATTGAAAAAACCTTTACTAGGTTAAATAAAGGGCAAGCTATTACTGTTCACGGTGCTGGTAGGACAGATAGTGGGGTTCATGCCCTGGGACAGGTCATTCATTTTGACCTGCCTTATCAGATGGATGAGGAGAAGCTCCGTTTTGCTCTAGACACTCAGTCCCCTGAAGATATTGATGTGATTTCGATTGAGCTTGTGGCGGATGATTTTCATTGCCGTTATGCTAAGCACAGTAAGACCTATGAATTTATCGTGGATAGGGGACGTCCCAAGAACCCTATGCGCCGTTATTATGCCACTCACTTTCCTTATCCACTCGATGTGGAACGCATGCAGGAGGCTGTCAAAAAGCTTGAGGGAACCCATGATTTTACAGGTTTTACAGCCTCTGGGACCAGCGTAGAGGACAAGGTTCGCACCATCACAGAAGCTAGTTTAACAGTTGATGAGACAGGCCAGTTTTTGACCTTTACCTTTTCAGGAAATGGTTTCTTGTATAAGCAGATTCGCAATATGGTGGGGACCCTGCTCAAAATCGGCAATAACCGCATGCCAGTAGAGCAGATTGACTTGATTTTGGAGAAAAAGGACAGGCAGCTTGCAGGTCCCACTGCAGCACCAAATGGTCTATATTTAAAGGAGATTCGTTATGAAGAATAA
- a CDS encoding bifunctional hydroxymethylpyrimidine kinase/phosphomethylpyrimidine kinase, whose protein sequence is MKNNRILALSGNDIFSGGGLSADLATYTLNGLHGFVAVTCLTALTEKGFEVFPTDDTIFQHELDSLRDVEFGGIKIGLLPTVSVAEKALNFIKQRPGVPVVLDPVLVCKETHDVAVSELCQELIRFFPHVSVITPNLPEAELLAGQEIKTLEDMKAAAQKLHELGAPAVIIKGGNRLSQDKAVDVFYDGQTFTVLENPVIQGQNAGAGCTFASSIASHLVKGDELLPAVESSKAFVYRAIAQADQYGVRQYEANQNN, encoded by the coding sequence ATGAAGAATAATCGTATTTTAGCACTTTCTGGAAATGATATTTTTAGTGGTGGTGGTTTGTCAGCTGATTTGGCTACCTATACCTTGAACGGCTTGCATGGCTTTGTAGCAGTGACTTGTTTGACAGCCTTGACGGAAAAGGGCTTTGAAGTCTTTCCAACTGACGATACCATTTTTCAACATGAATTAGATAGCTTGCGTGATGTGGAGTTTGGGGGGATTAAGATTGGTCTTCTTCCTACTGTCAGCGTAGCTGAGAAAGCCTTGAACTTTATCAAGCAGCGCCCAGGAGTGCCTGTGGTTCTGGATCCTGTCTTGGTCTGCAAGGAAACACACGACGTAGCAGTTAGTGAACTCTGTCAAGAATTGATTCGCTTTTTCCCTCATGTCAGTGTGATTACGCCTAATCTTCCTGAAGCAGAGTTATTGGCTGGTCAGGAAATCAAAACCTTGGAAGACATGAAAGCTGCAGCGCAGAAATTGCATGAATTAGGAGCTCCAGCAGTCATTATCAAGGGAGGCAATCGCCTTAGTCAGGACAAGGCTGTAGATGTCTTTTATGATGGACAAACCTTTACAGTCCTAGAAAATCCTGTTATCCAAGGGCAAAATGCTGGTGCAGGTTGTACCTTTGCTTCTAGCATTGCCAGTCACTTGGTTAAAGGTGATGAACTTTTACCAGCAGTAGAAAGCTCTAAGGCTTTCGTTTACCGTGCCATTGCACA